The following coding sequences are from one Candidatus Eremiobacterota bacterium window:
- a CDS encoding NAD(P)-binding protein translates to MALLGGPADLEEALLKKLGLPRGELQSFHIYRQSIDARKKSGISFVYTLDAVLKDEESFLKTCGDKDIAPSPRGAYSCPEPGETPLEGRPVVIGAGPAGLFAALLLAESGYRPLLLERGPAVPERALNVRRFWERGELDPECNVQFGEGGAGTFSDGKLTTMIRDIRCRKVLQELVFCGAPEEILFSYRPHIGTDLLKKVVVGLRKKIEALGGTVRFRCRAADLVIKDHKLAGVITGSGETLETAVAIVAPGHSARDMFSLLHRRGVELAPKPFSLGVRIEHRQSLIDAAQYGKWAYHPALPPAEYKFAYHHASGRSLYTFCMCPGGFVIAASSEAHGVVTNGMSESSRGGENANSALLVGVTPDDFGGSHPLAGVDFQRRYEQRAYEQGQGGYRAPAQLAGDFLEGRESHALGSVTPTYSPGIRLTSLQECLPPYVIETMREGLAAFNRKLRGFASRDAILTGVETRSSSPVRILRGSSFESSTGGLYPCGEGAGYAGGIVSAAVDGIKAAEAIIMKYSPA, encoded by the coding sequence ATGGCCCTCTTGGGAGGGCCTGCCGACCTGGAGGAGGCGCTCCTCAAAAAACTGGGCCTCCCGCGCGGGGAGCTGCAGAGCTTTCATATATACCGCCAGTCCATCGACGCAAGGAAGAAAAGCGGCATCAGCTTTGTCTATACCCTTGACGCGGTGCTGAAAGATGAGGAGAGCTTTTTAAAAACATGCGGGGATAAGGATATAGCTCCTTCTCCCCGTGGTGCCTATAGCTGCCCTGAGCCCGGTGAAACGCCCCTCGAAGGGAGGCCCGTCGTCATAGGCGCGGGGCCTGCAGGGCTCTTTGCCGCCCTCCTTCTTGCGGAAAGCGGATACAGGCCCCTGCTGCTTGAAAGAGGGCCGGCGGTGCCCGAGCGCGCCCTCAATGTGCGGCGCTTCTGGGAGAGAGGGGAGCTTGATCCGGAATGCAACGTGCAGTTTGGAGAAGGAGGGGCGGGCACTTTTTCTGACGGCAAGCTCACCACGATGATACGGGACATAAGGTGCCGCAAAGTATTGCAGGAGCTGGTATTCTGCGGCGCCCCGGAGGAGATCCTGTTCTCTTACAGGCCCCATATCGGTACCGACTTGCTGAAGAAGGTGGTGGTGGGCCTCAGGAAAAAGATAGAAGCCCTAGGCGGAACGGTGAGGTTCCGCTGCAGGGCCGCCGACCTGGTGATTAAGGACCACAAGCTGGCGGGCGTCATCACAGGGAGCGGCGAGACGCTCGAGACAGCGGTGGCCATCGTGGCCCCCGGGCACAGCGCGAGGGACATGTTCTCGCTCCTCCACCGCCGAGGAGTAGAGCTCGCTCCCAAGCCCTTCTCTCTCGGGGTGCGCATCGAGCACCGCCAGAGCCTCATCGACGCCGCCCAGTATGGGAAGTGGGCATATCATCCTGCCCTTCCCCCCGCCGAATACAAGTTTGCATACCACCATGCCTCCGGGCGTTCGCTTTACACTTTCTGCATGTGCCCCGGGGGGTTCGTGATCGCGGCATCTTCCGAAGCTCACGGAGTGGTGACCAACGGGATGAGCGAATCTTCAAGGGGAGGAGAAAATGCCAACAGCGCCCTGCTGGTGGGCGTGACTCCCGATGATTTCGGTGGAAGCCATCCCCTTGCCGGCGTGGATTTTCAGCGCCGTTACGAGCAGCGGGCATACGAGCAGGGGCAGGGCGGTTACCGGGCTCCCGCTCAGCTTGCCGGTGACTTTCTGGAAGGCAGGGAAAGCCACGCGCTGGGCTCGGTCACTCCAACCTATAGCCCGGGAATAAGGCTTACAAGCCTGCAGGAATGCCTGCCTCCTTATGTAATTGAGACTATGCGGGAAGGTCTTGCCGCCTTCAACAGGAAGCTCAGGGGCTTTGCCTCCCGCGACGCCATCCTTACCGGAGTGGAAACCCGCTCATCTTCACCGGTAAGGATACTGCGGGGCAGCAGCTTTGAATCAAGCACGGGCGGCCTTTATCCCTGCGGCGAGGGAGCCGGTTATGCGGGCGGGATCGTCTCCGCAGCGGTGGATGGTATCAAGGCCGCCGAGGCAATCATCATGAAGTATTCACCGGCGTAG
- a CDS encoding NAD(P)/FAD-dependent oxidoreductase: MAQKDIAIIGGGASGIMAALTAAGAGARAVIWEKNPRIGRKLLATGNGRCNLTNVNAQSACYHGGHPGFAASALSLFSAAETLELFESLGITCKVEERGKVFPRSDQASSVLDVLRHELEALEVQVRCDAPVTALEKTGGHFILTCQDGSRHLAAKVILAAGGKATPALSSPGLGYPLAEKMGHRIVTPFPALVPLKLEAPFLNHVHGVKWEGKVLIYADEKPVASDSGEILFTEYGLSGPPVLAVSRAALSGVREGRKVQAAVNLVPEMSPGDLRNYLSARLGRCRNKSLSFALVGFINKRLIGAVLSSAGCRHPEKPGADLGTGDLERLSSLLQDWRFPVTGSPSWTHAQVTAGGIDTRDIDAATLQSKHVPGLFFAGEIIDIDGDCGGFNLQWAWSSGRVAGRRAAE, encoded by the coding sequence ATGGCTCAAAAAGACATAGCTATCATCGGCGGCGGGGCTTCCGGGATCATGGCGGCTCTCACGGCGGCCGGTGCAGGCGCCAGGGCAGTTATCTGGGAAAAGAACCCGCGGATAGGCAGAAAGCTCCTTGCAACGGGCAACGGCCGCTGCAATCTCACGAACGTCAACGCACAGAGTGCCTGTTATCATGGTGGCCATCCAGGTTTTGCCGCTTCCGCCCTCAGCCTTTTCAGCGCTGCCGAGACCCTGGAGCTTTTTGAATCGCTTGGCATCACCTGCAAAGTGGAGGAAAGGGGCAAGGTCTTCCCAAGGTCAGATCAGGCCTCAAGTGTCCTGGACGTGCTGCGCCACGAGCTTGAGGCATTGGAAGTGCAGGTGAGGTGCGATGCTCCTGTGACAGCCCTGGAAAAAACAGGAGGGCACTTCATCCTTACCTGCCAGGACGGCTCCCGCCACCTTGCGGCAAAAGTGATCCTGGCTGCAGGGGGCAAAGCAACGCCGGCATTGAGCTCCCCAGGCCTCGGCTATCCTCTTGCCGAAAAGATGGGACACCGTATTGTGACACCTTTCCCTGCCCTTGTGCCGTTAAAGCTTGAAGCCCCCTTTTTAAACCATGTCCACGGGGTGAAATGGGAGGGGAAGGTCCTTATATATGCCGATGAAAAGCCTGTAGCTTCTGATTCGGGCGAGATTCTCTTTACCGAGTATGGCCTGTCGGGCCCTCCGGTTCTTGCAGTAAGCCGCGCCGCGCTTTCGGGAGTCCGGGAGGGGAGAAAAGTTCAGGCTGCAGTGAATCTTGTGCCCGAAATGAGCCCCGGTGACCTGCGAAACTATCTGTCGGCCCGTCTCGGCAGATGCCGTAATAAAAGCCTGAGCTTCGCCCTGGTGGGATTTATCAACAAGAGGCTTATCGGCGCGGTGCTGAGCTCGGCAGGGTGCCGGCACCCCGAAAAACCAGGAGCAGATCTCGGCACCGGCGATCTGGAAAGGCTCTCGTCACTTCTTCAGGACTGGCGCTTCCCCGTCACCGGCTCGCCTTCATGGACCCACGCCCAGGTCACTGCGGGCGGTATCGACACAAGGGACATTGACGCAGCGACGCTTCAGTCAAAGCATGTTCCGGGGCTCTTTTTCGCCGGGGAAATCATTGACATTGACGGTGACTGCGGCGGGTTCAACCTGCAGTGGGCCTGGTCCTCGGGCCGTGTGGCAGGAAGGCGTGCGGCAGAATGA